One genomic region from Croceicoccus sp. YJ47 encodes:
- a CDS encoding transposase, translating to MSDLGCEHKQKTGRYANNRAENAHLPFRRKERAMLRFRQMKSLQKFASVHASFHNHFNSERHLVDRQTYKARLSCIG from the coding sequence ATGTCCGACCTTGGCTGCGAGCATAAGCAAAAAACAGGCCGCTACGCGAACAACAGGGCTGAAAACGCACATCTGCCATTCCGACGAAAGGAACGAGCGATGCTGCGCTTCCGGCAAATGAAGTCGCTACAGAAGTTCGCCTCGGTTCATGCTTCCTTCCACAACCACTTCAATTCCGAACGCCACCTCGTTGATCGTCAAACTTACAAAGCCCGCCTCAGCTGCATTGGCTGA
- a CDS encoding IS6 family transposase, with translation MPRAKKPANPFRYFHSSPEVIRLVVMMYVRFPFSLRNVKDLLSERGIDICHETVRLWWNRFGLMFAVDIRRQRVNRMRGFSRWQWHLDEMYVRINGEMVYLWRAVDHEGEVLESYVTKTRDKGAALRFVKKALKRHGSAGCLNDRRTAIVQSCDVRPWLRA, from the coding sequence ATGCCCCGAGCCAAGAAACCAGCCAACCCGTTCCGGTATTTCCATTCTTCGCCGGAGGTAATCCGACTGGTCGTGATGATGTATGTGCGTTTCCCGTTTTCGCTTCGGAACGTGAAAGATCTTCTGTCGGAGCGCGGCATCGACATCTGTCATGAGACGGTCCGACTTTGGTGGAATCGTTTCGGCTTAATGTTCGCGGTCGACATTCGCCGCCAGCGGGTAAATCGGATGCGCGGCTTTAGCCGTTGGCAATGGCACCTCGATGAGATGTACGTCCGCATAAACGGCGAGATGGTGTACCTATGGCGTGCCGTCGATCACGAAGGTGAGGTGCTCGAAAGTTACGTCACAAAAACGAGAGACAAAGGCGCCGCCCTGCGTTTCGTGAAGAAAGCGCTGAAGCGTCACGGGTCGGCCGGATGTCTTAACGACCGACGGACTGCGATCGTACAAAGCTGCGATGTCCGACCTTGGCTGCGAGCATAA
- a CDS encoding acyl-CoA dehydrogenase family protein, producing the protein MIEISRRARDIGGEVERFVRDVIVPFETDGRRDHHGAPTEELVREMRDLANDAGLMTPHILEDGSHLTQVETAHVLIRSGLSPLGPLALNTNAPDEGNMYLLGHVGSDHLKKKFLGRLVSGEERSAFFMTEPAEWGGAGSDPSMMKTTCRKDGNHWVVNGRKVFITGADGAGVGIVMAKAESVEEGGGACMFIVDLPDPAIRIERVPNTIDNSMPGGHASVAIENLRVPADQMLGEAGEGFRYAQVRLSPARLSHCMRWLGAAMRCQEIAIDYVCRREAFGKLLIDHEGVGFMLAQNQIDLKQAELMVFWCASILDSGDLGTTESSMTKVAVSEALMRVADNCVQVLGGTGVTDKTVVEQVFRELRAFRIYDGPTEVHKWSLAKKIKKAQQRKAAP; encoded by the coding sequence ATGATCGAGATTTCCCGGCGGGCGCGCGATATTGGCGGCGAGGTGGAGCGCTTCGTGCGCGATGTCATCGTTCCATTCGAAACTGACGGGCGCCGCGACCACCACGGGGCGCCGACCGAGGAACTGGTGCGCGAAATGCGCGATCTGGCGAATGATGCCGGGCTGATGACGCCCCATATTCTGGAGGACGGCAGCCACCTGACCCAGGTCGAAACCGCGCATGTGCTCATCCGGTCCGGGCTCTCCCCGCTTGGCCCGCTGGCGCTCAACACCAATGCGCCGGACGAAGGCAATATGTATTTGCTCGGCCATGTCGGCAGCGACCATCTGAAGAAAAAGTTTCTGGGTCGGCTGGTGTCGGGCGAGGAGCGCAGCGCCTTCTTCATGACAGAGCCCGCCGAATGGGGCGGGGCGGGGTCGGATCCTTCGATGATGAAGACCACCTGCCGCAAGGATGGCAATCATTGGGTCGTGAACGGGCGCAAGGTGTTCATCACGGGTGCCGATGGCGCCGGCGTCGGTATCGTGATGGCAAAGGCCGAGAGCGTAGAGGAGGGGGGCGGTGCTTGCATGTTCATCGTCGACCTGCCGGATCCCGCAATTCGTATCGAGCGCGTTCCCAACACGATCGACAATTCGATGCCGGGTGGACACGCCAGCGTGGCGATCGAGAACCTTCGCGTTCCGGCTGACCAAATGCTTGGCGAGGCCGGCGAGGGTTTTCGCTATGCGCAAGTCAGGCTCAGTCCTGCGCGCCTTTCGCACTGTATGCGCTGGTTGGGTGCGGCGATGCGTTGCCAGGAAATCGCCATCGATTATGTCTGCCGGCGCGAAGCGTTCGGCAAACTGCTGATCGATCACGAAGGGGTCGGTTTCATGTTGGCGCAGAACCAGATCGACCTGAAACAGGCGGAATTGATGGTCTTCTGGTGTGCATCGATACTTGACTCCGGCGATCTGGGCACGACCGAGAGTTCCATGACCAAAGTCGCAGTGTCGGAAGCCCTGATGCGTGTTGCGGACAATTGCGTGCAGGTTCTGGGCGGGACGGGGGTGACCGACAAAACGGTGGTCGAACAGGTGTTTCGCGAATTGCGCGCGTTCCGGATCTATGATGGCCCGACGGAAGTCCACAAGTGGTCGCTCGCGAAAAAGATCAAGAAGGCGCAGCAGAGGAAAGCTGCGCCGTGA
- a CDS encoding acetyl-CoA C-acetyltransferase: protein MNEAYIVETLRTPGGRRKGAASHWHPADMAAEVINALLDKTGIDPAAVDDVILGCVTQAGEQSNAFARNAVLSSRLPQSVPGVTIDRQCGSSQQSIHFAAQSVMSGVQDMVIAGGGESMTRVPMFSNRKLHDEAGLGEGPYSRRVLERYGVDGFSQFTGAEMMAGKYGFSREDLDNFALMSHRKAAAASRSGAFDAEMVPLTDSEGTHTRDEGIRFDASLKALADLKPLVEDGVITAGNASQICDGASGLLIVGERALRDHGLTPIARIAGMTVTAGDPVIMLDEPINATRRAMDQAGMNLDQIDLYEVNEAFAPVPMAWLQQLDADPDRLNVNGGSIALGHPLGATGAKLTATLIHALRSRGKRYGLQTMCEAGGIANVTIFEAL, encoded by the coding sequence ATGAATGAAGCCTATATCGTTGAAACACTGCGTACACCCGGCGGTCGCCGCAAGGGAGCGGCCTCGCACTGGCATCCGGCGGACATGGCCGCTGAAGTCATCAATGCCTTGCTCGACAAGACAGGCATCGACCCCGCGGCGGTGGATGACGTGATCCTCGGTTGCGTCACTCAGGCGGGCGAGCAGAGCAACGCCTTTGCGCGTAATGCGGTGCTTTCGTCCAGATTGCCGCAATCGGTGCCGGGCGTTACCATCGACCGCCAGTGCGGCAGTTCGCAGCAATCGATACATTTCGCAGCGCAGTCGGTGATGAGCGGCGTGCAGGACATGGTGATTGCAGGCGGCGGGGAGAGCATGACGCGGGTGCCGATGTTTTCGAACCGCAAGCTGCATGACGAGGCGGGCCTTGGCGAAGGGCCGTACAGTCGGCGTGTGCTTGAACGGTACGGTGTCGACGGGTTCAGCCAGTTCACGGGCGCGGAAATGATGGCCGGGAAATATGGCTTTTCGCGCGAGGATCTCGACAACTTTGCGCTGATGAGCCACCGCAAGGCGGCTGCGGCTTCACGTTCCGGAGCCTTCGACGCGGAGATGGTGCCGCTCACGGACAGCGAAGGAACGCATACCCGGGACGAAGGCATTCGCTTTGATGCTTCGTTAAAGGCGCTGGCCGATCTCAAGCCCCTTGTGGAGGATGGGGTCATCACGGCAGGCAATGCCAGCCAGATCTGCGACGGAGCGTCGGGCTTGCTGATCGTGGGAGAACGCGCGCTAAGGGATCATGGCCTGACGCCCATTGCGCGTATCGCCGGCATGACCGTAACGGCAGGCGATCCGGTCATCATGCTGGACGAGCCGATCAATGCAACGCGCCGGGCGATGGACCAGGCGGGTATGAACCTGGATCAGATCGACCTTTACGAAGTCAACGAGGCGTTCGCACCCGTGCCGATGGCTTGGCTGCAACAACTGGATGCGGACCCGGACAGGCTGAACGTCAATGGCGGTTCGATCGCGCTAGGCCATCCGCTGGGCGCGACGGGCGCCAAACTCACGGCAACGTTGATCCACGCCCTTAGATCGCGGGGTAAACGCTACGGCCTGCAAACGATGTGCGAGGCAGGCGGCATCGCGAACGTCACGATATTCGAGGCGCTCTGA
- a CDS encoding SDR family NAD(P)-dependent oxidoreductase: MILNSSIAAVVTGGASGLGAATARALGKKGVRVAIFDRDGDGGQRVADEIGGVFCDVDVTDEASVDEGFKRARDAHGQERVLVNCAGIGNGIKTASRDREDGSIRHFPLDAFEKVVQVNLIGTFRCIAKSAAGMLDLSPLPDGDRGAIVNTASVAAEDGQIGQAAYSASKGGVVSLTLPVARDLMSENIRVNTILPGLFETPLLMGLPEKTLASLSASVPYPKRLGKPHEYAALALVMIENSYFNGEDVRLDGAIRMAPR; encoded by the coding sequence ATGATACTAAACTCTTCCATCGCAGCCGTCGTGACCGGTGGCGCATCCGGCCTCGGTGCCGCCACGGCCCGCGCCCTTGGCAAGAAGGGTGTTCGCGTCGCCATTTTCGATCGGGATGGCGACGGTGGACAGCGCGTGGCGGACGAAATCGGGGGAGTTTTCTGCGATGTCGACGTTACCGACGAGGCCAGCGTAGACGAAGGTTTCAAAAGGGCGCGCGACGCGCACGGCCAGGAACGCGTACTCGTCAATTGTGCGGGCATCGGCAACGGCATAAAGACCGCAAGCCGCGACAGGGAAGACGGCAGCATCCGACATTTCCCTCTCGATGCATTCGAGAAGGTCGTGCAGGTCAATTTGATCGGCACCTTCCGCTGCATTGCGAAGAGTGCGGCCGGCATGCTCGACCTCAGCCCGCTGCCTGACGGAGATCGCGGTGCCATCGTCAACACAGCTTCCGTAGCGGCCGAGGACGGTCAGATCGGGCAGGCTGCCTATTCTGCCTCGAAAGGCGGTGTGGTGAGCCTGACGCTCCCCGTGGCGCGTGACCTCATGTCCGAGAACATTCGTGTGAACACTATCCTGCCCGGTCTTTTCGAGACTCCCCTGCTGATGGGTCTACCTGAAAAGACGCTTGCATCGCTTAGTGCATCCGTCCCCTATCCTAAACGGCTGGGTAAACCGCATGAATACGCAGCGCTTGCACTCGTGATGATAGAAAACAGCTATTTCAACGGCGAGGACGTCCGCCTGGACGGTGCCATCCGAATGGCACCGCGCTGA
- a CDS encoding CoA transferase subunit B, producing the protein MAWTREQMARRAAREIADGDYVNLGIGIPTLVANYIPDDITVSLHSENGMLGIGPFPFEGEADPDIINAGKQTVTELPGTSYCSSADSFALVRGGHIDLTILGSMQVAMNGDIANWTIPGKVVKGMGGAMDLVAGVPRVVVVMDHTSKDGSPKILKECTLPLTGVRAIDRIITNLGVFDCDREGGSGLTLLELAPGVTIEEIEQQTEAPFAVSEALAAA; encoded by the coding sequence ATGGCCTGGACAAGGGAACAGATGGCCCGGAGAGCTGCGCGCGAAATCGCCGATGGGGACTATGTGAACCTTGGCATCGGCATACCCACGCTCGTCGCGAACTACATTCCGGACGACATCACCGTGAGCCTGCACTCCGAGAATGGAATGCTCGGCATCGGCCCTTTCCCTTTCGAGGGAGAGGCAGATCCCGACATCATCAATGCGGGCAAGCAGACCGTAACCGAGCTGCCGGGTACGAGCTATTGCTCCTCGGCTGACAGTTTCGCCCTGGTGCGCGGTGGTCATATCGATCTGACCATTCTCGGCTCAATGCAAGTGGCCATGAATGGCGATATTGCCAACTGGACCATTCCGGGCAAGGTGGTGAAGGGCATGGGCGGTGCGATGGACCTCGTTGCCGGCGTGCCGCGCGTGGTCGTGGTGATGGATCACACCAGCAAGGACGGTAGCCCCAAGATCCTGAAGGAATGCACGCTTCCTCTTACAGGCGTGCGCGCCATCGACCGCATCATCACCAATCTCGGCGTCTTCGATTGCGATCGTGAGGGCGGCAGCGGCCTGACCCTGCTCGAACTGGCACCGGGCGTGACCATCGAGGAGATCGAGCAGCAAACCGAAGCGCCCTTTGCCGTGAGCGAAGCTCTCGCAGCGGCCTGA
- a CDS encoding enoyl-CoA hydratase-related protein, whose product MTTNQTGETRQDGAAAPTQYCKVLREGPLTIVTINRPDCLNALHTDAHFELARVFDEFAADPEQWIAIITGEGRAFSAGNDLKFQAKGGGLDRPDSDFGGLTGRFDCEKPIIAAVNGLALGGGCEIALSCDIVIASDDAIFALPEPRVGMAALASGLHRLPRTIGWQQAMGMILTGRRVSAHEAREMGFVNSVVSPEELIAEARRWAEMILQGSPLAIRAAKSIARKGLEKASLEQAFLSQRDNEALDVMLGSEEYREGPKAFAEKRQPIWKGR is encoded by the coding sequence GTGACAACTAACCAGACAGGGGAAACGCGACAGGACGGCGCCGCCGCGCCGACGCAATACTGCAAAGTTCTCCGTGAAGGGCCGCTCACGATCGTCACGATCAATCGCCCGGATTGTCTCAACGCGCTTCATACCGACGCGCATTTCGAACTTGCCCGCGTGTTTGACGAGTTTGCAGCAGATCCGGAGCAGTGGATTGCCATCATCACTGGCGAGGGGCGCGCCTTCAGCGCCGGAAACGATCTGAAGTTCCAGGCAAAAGGGGGCGGACTCGACCGACCCGACAGCGATTTCGGCGGCCTGACCGGACGGTTCGACTGCGAGAAGCCGATCATCGCGGCCGTGAACGGGCTGGCGCTTGGCGGCGGGTGCGAGATTGCCCTGTCATGCGACATCGTGATCGCATCGGATGATGCAATCTTCGCCCTGCCCGAACCACGGGTCGGGATGGCAGCGCTTGCAAGCGGGTTGCATCGCCTGCCTCGCACGATCGGTTGGCAGCAGGCGATGGGCATGATCCTGACCGGCCGCCGGGTATCGGCACACGAAGCCCGCGAGATGGGATTTGTGAACAGTGTCGTATCTCCCGAGGAACTGATCGCCGAGGCACGCCGCTGGGCGGAGATGATCCTGCAGGGCAGCCCGCTCGCCATTCGCGCTGCGAAAAGCATCGCCCGCAAGGGTCTCGAAAAAGCGTCACTGGAGCAGGCTTTTCTCAGCCAGCGCGATAACGAGGCGCTCGATGTCATGCTAGGCTCGGAAGAGTATCGGGAAGGACCCAAAGCATTCGCTGAAAAACGGCAGCCTATCTGGAAGGGCCGCTGA
- a CDS encoding GMC family oxidoreductase, giving the protein MANGQIADVIIVGGGAAGCVLANRLSASPNRQVLLLEAGPPDRNPMIHMPKGVGKVLANSAYVWPFRISGRAGNNEPAYFWVRGKTLGGSSSTNGMMYVRGKPADYDALAKKAGDDWAWEHIAQAFDALEGENGLRTSVPPPRPEMDAVIEAGEALGLSRRGNPNDPDAVEAIGYCPQTVWHGRRQSAAAAFLDPVKNRGNLAIETGVTVDRVLFENGRATGVAGLRNGKEEVFRAHEIILASGTFGSPAILERSGIGDPEYLDQLGIPLVAQNRGVGDNLFEHCGITLQWRTRPHYSLNREYSGLRLLKNAAQYYLKHEGPLASGTFDVIGWFRSHADADRPDAQLLFAPHSIDRSSAKMAMESFPGIQAVIYPLRPRARGHVHIVSRDPAVLPEGALDFFSNEQERRELIGTVRYVRALALTKPLCDIIVEETRPGAEAESDDAIIEAYRMLGTPAYHAAGTCRMGVDEESVVDPRCRVRGIKGLRVVDLSIAPVMPSGNTFAPVCAMAWRASDLIEHDLEQERA; this is encoded by the coding sequence ATGGCAAACGGGCAAATCGCAGATGTGATCATTGTCGGGGGTGGTGCGGCTGGGTGTGTTCTCGCCAACCGTCTGAGCGCCAGTCCGAACCGACAGGTGCTCCTGCTGGAGGCCGGACCGCCCGACAGGAATCCGATGATCCATATGCCCAAGGGTGTGGGCAAGGTGTTGGCCAATTCTGCTTATGTCTGGCCTTTTCGCATTTCAGGCCGCGCCGGTAACAACGAGCCGGCCTACTTCTGGGTACGCGGGAAGACGCTTGGCGGCTCGTCCTCCACCAACGGCATGATGTATGTTCGCGGAAAGCCCGCAGACTACGATGCGCTTGCCAAAAAGGCAGGCGATGATTGGGCATGGGAGCATATCGCACAGGCTTTCGACGCTCTGGAAGGGGAGAACGGCCTTCGGACATCCGTCCCGCCTCCCCGTCCGGAAATGGACGCGGTGATAGAGGCCGGCGAGGCGCTGGGGCTGTCGCGGCGTGGCAATCCCAACGATCCGGACGCCGTGGAGGCGATAGGGTACTGTCCCCAGACCGTCTGGCATGGCAGACGCCAGAGCGCTGCGGCCGCCTTTCTCGATCCCGTCAAGAACCGCGGCAATCTGGCGATCGAAACCGGCGTGACGGTCGATAGGGTCCTGTTCGAGAATGGCCGCGCGACGGGTGTTGCAGGGCTGCGCAACGGCAAGGAAGAGGTCTTTCGGGCGCACGAAATCATTCTCGCTTCGGGCACTTTCGGCTCGCCGGCAATCCTGGAACGCTCGGGCATTGGCGATCCGGAATATCTCGATCAACTGGGCATTCCTCTGGTTGCCCAGAACAGAGGCGTAGGCGACAATCTTTTCGAACATTGCGGCATCACGCTCCAATGGCGCACGCGGCCGCATTATTCCTTGAACCGCGAATATTCAGGCCTCCGCCTGCTGAAAAATGCTGCGCAATATTACCTGAAGCACGAGGGTCCGCTCGCGAGTGGCACTTTCGATGTCATCGGCTGGTTTCGAAGTCATGCCGATGCCGATCGTCCCGATGCCCAATTGCTGTTCGCACCGCACAGCATTGATCGTTCCAGCGCGAAGATGGCGATGGAAAGCTTCCCCGGCATTCAGGCGGTGATCTACCCCCTCCGCCCTCGCGCGCGCGGCCATGTTCACATCGTCTCGCGCGATCCCGCTGTGCTGCCCGAGGGTGCCCTCGACTTTTTCTCGAACGAGCAGGAACGGCGGGAGCTGATCGGGACGGTCCGCTACGTACGTGCGCTGGCCCTTACGAAGCCTCTCTGCGACATTATCGTGGAGGAGACGCGGCCGGGCGCTGAGGCGGAAAGCGATGATGCCATCATCGAGGCCTACCGGATGCTGGGAACGCCTGCCTATCACGCCGCAGGCACCTGCCGCATGGGCGTGGACGAGGAATCGGTCGTCGATCCGCGATGCCGCGTGCGCGGAATCAAAGGCCTGCGCGTCGTCGACCTCTCCATCGCACCAGTCATGCCTTCGGGGAACACGTTTGCGCCTGTCTGCGCGATGGCTTGGAGGGCATCCGACCTTATCGAACATGATCTTGAACAGGAGCGAGCATGA
- a CDS encoding SDR family NAD(P)-dependent oxidoreductase, producing the protein MTRNHSLEGRIALVSGASSGIGMHLAIKLAQAGAKLVLGARRTDRTMALADKINEGGGKALAVPLDVVDEASVHNAYDLAEDEFGTVDTIFANAGVSRAGRSTDVSADALRSVFDTNLLGLYLTVREGAGRMIASNMRALARGRIVLIGSVTADMTNQGDAAYAASKAGVAHLGRQFAREWVRQGINVNTIQPGYIRTEMGDEWFESDAGKAQIASWHRRHLMDIDALDDIALYLASDASRYVTGSTITIDDGQAL; encoded by the coding sequence ATGACACGCAATCATTCTCTCGAGGGCCGCATCGCACTCGTCAGTGGGGCATCGTCCGGCATCGGCATGCATCTCGCAATTAAGCTGGCGCAGGCCGGTGCAAAGCTGGTGCTCGGTGCCCGGCGGACCGATCGCACGATGGCGCTCGCCGACAAGATCAACGAAGGCGGTGGTAAGGCGCTGGCGGTCCCGCTCGATGTGGTTGACGAAGCATCGGTGCACAACGCCTACGATCTAGCCGAAGATGAGTTCGGCACGGTCGATACCATCTTTGCAAATGCGGGCGTCTCGCGCGCGGGGCGCTCGACCGATGTATCGGCAGATGCGCTGAGGTCCGTGTTCGATACAAACCTGCTGGGCCTTTATCTGACCGTGCGTGAGGGTGCGGGGCGGATGATCGCATCGAACATGCGGGCGCTTGCACGGGGACGCATCGTCCTGATCGGCTCCGTCACAGCGGATATGACCAATCAGGGGGACGCCGCCTATGCCGCCAGCAAGGCAGGCGTCGCGCATCTTGGACGCCAGTTTGCCCGCGAATGGGTGCGGCAAGGCATCAATGTGAACACCATCCAGCCAGGTTATATTCGCACCGAGATGGGAGACGAATGGTTCGAAAGCGACGCTGGCAAGGCACAGATCGCGAGCTGGCATCGCCGCCACCTCATGGATATCGATGCGCTGGACGATATTGCCCTCTACCTCGCTTCGGATGCGTCGCGCTATGTAACGGGCTCGACTATCACGATCGACGATGGTCAGGCGTTGTAA
- a CDS encoding acetyl-CoA acetyltransferase encodes MTDQPEFDPRQCPVIIGGGELADRPENLADALDPAGLMVAALRLAERDADCENLLARLDRLDIINEISWPYPDPEAELRRRLGQSELQTRYWPVGGQTPITALHEAALDIQAGRARIIAVCGGEAEDSIRRARKSQAALNWPERDEGFRPVRGGDYQGRVAKTLGLTSPVNVYPLYENASRAAWRQNFDTAQQESARIWSRNSHIAAARDAAWLKSAVDPETILSGDGGNRLIAWPYRKLMVANPIVNQGAAFIVTSLAMARELGICEDRMIFIHGGTAADEPRDILARQDYSFSRAMEGVLGQSAKLAGDKFAVELYSCFPCVPKMARRVLGLSDHDALSVTGGLTFFGAPLNNFMGHAVVAMVHHLRRQSGWGLLYGQGEYVTKHHAVMLGTKKPERALPQHYRLRDLEKDIERAAPRLDQSHRGLARLETYTVVFDRNEDVRQGIAIARAPDGSRVAARVETDDACTLEKLMSGVDLVGRQGEIGIGADELPHWCFI; translated from the coding sequence ATGACTGACCAGCCTGAATTCGACCCCCGACAATGTCCGGTTATCATCGGCGGAGGGGAACTGGCCGATCGACCCGAAAATCTGGCCGACGCGCTTGATCCGGCAGGTTTGATGGTCGCTGCCCTTCGGTTGGCGGAGCGCGATGCGGATTGTGAAAACCTTCTCGCCCGGCTCGATCGACTTGATATCATCAACGAAATCTCGTGGCCGTATCCGGATCCGGAGGCTGAACTGCGGCGTCGATTGGGGCAGTCTGAATTGCAGACCCGCTACTGGCCAGTCGGCGGGCAGACGCCGATCACGGCGCTGCACGAGGCAGCGCTCGATATTCAGGCCGGTAGGGCGCGGATAATCGCCGTTTGCGGAGGCGAGGCTGAGGATAGTATACGCCGGGCGCGCAAGAGCCAAGCCGCCCTGAATTGGCCCGAGCGGGATGAGGGTTTCCGCCCGGTGCGCGGCGGGGATTATCAGGGCAGGGTTGCAAAGACACTGGGATTGACGAGCCCTGTTAACGTCTATCCGCTTTATGAAAATGCGAGCCGCGCGGCATGGCGACAGAATTTTGATACCGCGCAGCAAGAGAGCGCCCGCATCTGGTCGCGCAATTCGCATATTGCCGCTGCACGCGATGCTGCATGGCTCAAAAGCGCCGTCGATCCCGAGACGATACTGTCAGGCGATGGCGGCAATCGCCTGATCGCCTGGCCCTACCGTAAGTTGATGGTTGCCAATCCGATCGTGAACCAGGGCGCGGCGTTTATCGTGACCAGCTTGGCGATGGCGCGCGAGCTCGGCATTTGTGAAGATCGCATGATCTTCATTCACGGCGGCACGGCCGCTGACGAGCCGCGCGACATCCTTGCGCGGCAAGACTACAGCTTTTCGCGGGCCATGGAGGGCGTGCTTGGACAAAGCGCGAAGCTGGCAGGCGACAAATTCGCTGTCGAACTGTACAGCTGTTTTCCCTGTGTTCCGAAAATGGCGCGGCGCGTACTCGGCTTGTCCGACCACGATGCGTTGAGCGTGACAGGAGGGCTTACCTTCTTCGGCGCGCCGCTTAACAACTTCATGGGACATGCCGTGGTCGCGATGGTGCACCATTTGCGACGGCAAAGCGGCTGGGGCCTGCTTTACGGCCAAGGTGAATATGTGACGAAGCATCACGCGGTGATGCTCGGCACGAAGAAACCCGAACGGGCCTTGCCGCAGCATTACCGATTGCGGGATCTGGAAAAAGACATCGAACGCGCCGCTCCGCGCCTTGACCAGTCCCATCGCGGACTGGCGAGGCTGGAAACCTACACCGTAGTGTTCGACCGCAATGAAGACGTACGCCAGGGCATAGCTATTGCCCGTGCGCCGGATGGCAGCCGCGTCGCCGCTCGAGTGGAGACCGACGATGCTTGCACGCTCGAGAAACTCATGAGCGGAGTCGATCTGGTCGGTCGCCAAGGTGAGATTGGAATAGGCGCGGATGAATTGCCACACTGGTGCTTTATCTAG
- a CDS encoding phosphotransferase has protein sequence MSTLGQENTGTTAVREGYEIDRDALNAWMGENILDYSGPLRIAQFKGGQSNPTYRLASPSGRYVLRRKPPGEILKGAHAVEREARVMAALGETEFPVPRILGLCNEDTVLGTPFFVMEMVEGRIFWDASFPDVGRDQRPAYFGAMNDTLARLHSVDFEAVGLGDYGRPGNYFARQIGRWSKQYLADEEAGRDPEMDALVEWLPRNIPPGDETTIVHGDCRCDNMIFHPTEPRVLAVLDWELSTLGHPLSDFSYNAMMYRMPPHIVPGLRDADLNALNIPTEREYIDDYCRRTRRDGIANWDFYIAFNFFRLAAIFHGIKGRVIRGNASSAQAAERAADFPQLARLAGDAMRACS, from the coding sequence GTGAGCACCTTGGGCCAGGAGAATACCGGCACGACAGCAGTGCGCGAGGGATACGAAATCGATCGCGACGCTCTCAATGCATGGATGGGCGAGAATATTCTCGATTACTCGGGACCGCTCAGGATCGCGCAATTCAAGGGCGGCCAATCCAATCCGACCTATCGGCTCGCATCGCCCTCCGGTCGTTACGTCCTGCGCCGCAAACCGCCCGGCGAAATCCTGAAAGGGGCTCACGCGGTCGAGCGGGAGGCCCGCGTCATGGCGGCGCTGGGCGAAACCGAATTTCCCGTGCCGCGAATTCTGGGCCTGTGCAACGAGGATACCGTCCTTGGAACGCCATTTTTCGTGATGGAGATGGTCGAGGGCCGGATATTCTGGGACGCAAGCTTTCCCGACGTCGGGCGTGACCAACGGCCTGCCTATTTCGGCGCAATGAATGATACGCTCGCGCGGCTCCACTCGGTAGATTTCGAGGCCGTCGGCCTTGGCGATTACGGGAGGCCGGGAAACTATTTCGCGCGTCAGATCGGACGCTGGTCAAAGCAATATCTCGCCGACGAGGAGGCCGGGCGCGATCCCGAGATGGATGCGCTGGTCGAATGGTTGCCGCGGAATATCCCGCCGGGCGACGAGACCACGATCGTTCATGGCGATTGCCGGTGCGACAACATGATCTTTCACCCCACCGAGCCGCGCGTGCTGGCCGTGCTCGACTGGGAGCTTTCCACGCTTGGCCATCCGCTCTCCGACTTTTCCTATAATGCCATGATGTACCGCATGCCGCCCCATATCGTGCCCGGATTGCGCGACGCTGATTTGAATGCGCTGAATATCCCGACCGAGCGCGAATATATCGACGATTACTGCCGCCGCACGAGGCGCGATGGCATCGCCAATTGGGATTTCTACATCGCGTTCAACTTTTTTCGCCTGGCGGCAATTTTCCACGGGATCAAGGGACGGGTCATTCGCGGAAATGCCTCCAGTGCCCAAGCGGCTGAGAGGGCAGCGGATTTCCCTCAGCTGGCGAGACTTGCCGGCGATGCGATGCGCGCCTGCTCCTGA